TTGATTATAAGTCGATCGtctaaatctttttttttcacatataaAACCACTTATCGACTTATTAAAACGAAATCTTATATTATAGTAGCAACTCAcaacttaaattaaaaatttacatacaatcaattttatataatattatcttgaaaaatcaaaatcaatctttttaattaaaagtttgcttagattaaaaataataaatccaTCCAATGTATATAGacttttcaatattttatataattttagtgtaattgtatttatttaaaattatattaatataatttaaataattttcactAAACAGTTAACTATATATtctgatttaaaaatatatcctatatatataaaaatataagagtttaacattttaactcaaaatgttatatttaattaaacataTATAGTAAAAATTTAACCGAATAAAATTGGCATTTAAGTCAAACCAACATATCTCTCAAATACACTTAATTTAGAATTTGATATATCaattgttaaataaaaaaatcttaaaaaatatcaaattctaATACAGGATAATTGAGCGTGAGACTCACACATAAAATAActattataactaaaatatgagtaaataaattaatttatcgcttaattaaaaataaaatctaaatagaaatttataatcgattacaatttaattaaattcaaactaatTCTCATAAATAGAGACATgacataaataataattttagtatcAGATTCAAAATACGTATAgttgattaaaataaattttatattattaaattaaatttaacaaaaatatcaaatttgctCTAATATTATAGCGAATGTAAAATACAGAAAATTTCAtcctttttatttgaaattgcccatgaaattattgttaaaaaagtaaaaatataaataaagctTAATATAACAAGGAGACTGTAGCTTATACTATTAAATTAtggtgaataataattttatttagtatttagattcaaatttaaataaaaattaaatttatcgtccatttattttttaattcaacggtttaatttttatattttaattttattaattaaaaatattttattaattgtcTGAGAAATTATCAACGTACATTTCAAGGTatactttttttattcttttattatgttaaaattacATTTGtgtataattgattttttaaaaataaatgatttaaCCACTAATTTAGTTTTATCAGATTGAAGAAACATCACATAGTTTTCGAATATGGATAAAGCAACCTCCAAATTAGACataattaaaatctaaaattaaatttttgttttaaaaatttttaaaaatatatgtattaggttaaaaaataattaaaaaataaataaatctaccTTTAATTGACCCGAAACCCAGCGAAGCAAACGTGGATCGGAGAACCCTGAATGGTCCGAGTGGGACCGAGAATCTCGCGGAGCGTTGAGTTGAAAAATCAGAAAAATAGTTCGAAACTTCCCTCTCTGATCTACCAGCAAACAAAGCAAAGCACGGATCCAAAACCCAATtcaaactcaaaaaccctaatCATAAAATCTAATTACTCCTCTCTCTTTCTTAACTTTCTTCCTCTTTCCCTTTTCTACCTGCAACCACAATTAGACTAGAGTACACAAAATGGTAGTTCCGGTGATCAAATTCCCAATCTTCACAGTTGTCAGGTTGCTGGGGTTGGTAGTTACTGCTATGGTGCTCACATGGACGGTGCATTACAGAGGAGGATTGGCTCTCGTCTCCGATAACAAAGATCTCATTTTCAATGTAATGTGAAACCTTCAACGGCAATGCTTCAATCATTTCATTATCAGTCTGCAAGTTTAATTTGACAGCTGGATATCGTTATTGACTTTCAATTCTCTCTTGGGGCTTCTAATGTTTGGCTAACTTTAGTTTAGTTCGTTCTTGTGGTCTCTTGTAGGTCCACCCCGTCTTAATGGTGATAGGGCTCATACTCATGAATGGTGAAGGTAAGTACCCGTTTTCTGCTTTTAGATATAAGCGCACACTTGTGGGTGGAGCagtgataaataatttaaatgggCAGGATTTATAACTCTTAATAAACTGTTGAATGCCACAATGATTTTTCTTGAAATGCTAGCAAATTGTGCTGCTAAATTTGCTAATACGTGAatacagaagaaaaaaaaattgtattgctttttttttttttaatttttaattttaataggtTAATCACTTATTCTATCACAAAAATGATgcagtaaatatatttttttggcCACATATATCTTCTTCCATGTGAGCTAATTGCTAGATTTTAGAGAGGCGTCAGTGGTACTTTGCTTTATTTTCAGAATGCAGCTAGCaaacaattaaaataactgTATGGATTAGTAACTAGCCTGATGCCTAGATATATTTTGATTGAAGGACCACTGTTCAGCTTTTCGTTAGTGTTCATGATGATACTGTTGGAAAGTAGAGTAAATCTATTACATTTTGGCTGATCTTTACATGCTTGCACAAAATATTTGATGCTTCTCTAACTCAATGCTACTACTAAAATTTGCAATATTTTACTTGGCAGATAGAACTTTGAATATTCTATTTCTAAAAAGTGGAATGCATCAATAATTTTGATGGACAAATGAGTTTGTTATGGCCTTCTGGGACTGGAGTGCATGtaaattgaaatataatatcTCTATATATAGTCTTTTGTTGCTGTCTATTTGGTTTAACGGAAACAAAACAACATCTAGAGCATACTTTTATCATCTTCTGTAGAAACATTGTGCCAATTATGTATGCCACATTGAAGCCTATGTGTCATGTGAACTAAAGAAGTAGTAAAGTATTTTAACAAACTGTAAAAATGACAGTTTTTGAGTATGGTATTTGCTAAGAAAATTATTTGCCTAATCCAATAGCCATTCATTGTTAAAATTACAGATTTGAACCATGTTATCAGTGATGCCATGCTGGTGTTTCTTACTATTGTTTTAAATGTTTGTTGGGGAATATTGCAGCCATGCTAGCCTACAAGACAGTTCCAGGAACAAAAAGCTTCAAAAAATTAGTTCATCTTGTGCTACAGTTCCTTGCTCTTTTTTTAAGCTTGATTGGTGTATGGGCTGCTTTGAAGTTCCATAATGATAAGGGCATTGACAATTTTTACAGCTTGCATTCTTGGTTGGGTCTAGTTTGCCTGTTCCTCTTTGGCATGCAGGTCTTTTAACATTTCATCATCTTTTTTGATGACCCAATGCTTTTGATTGCCCTGGAAGCTAATTATTTTTTCACAACCATTTCTTGTTCACAGTGGGTTGCAGGATTTGTGACATTCTGGTACCCAGGTGGCTCAAGAAATGGCAGAGCCATCTTGCTGCCTTGGCATGTATTCTTTGGTGTATATATTTATGCCCTGGCTGTTGCTACTGCTACTACTGGAATCTTAGAAAAAGCCACATTCCTCCAAACCAACAAAGTGATATCTCGCTATTCCACTGAAGCGTTGCTAGTAAATTCCTTGGGCATCTTGATTGTTGTTTTAGGTGGTTTTGTTGTCCTCGCAACAATTACACCTCTGCATGCCAAAGGCGATGTCATCAGGAATGCAACAGAATAGGCATAATGCTTTTACTTCCATTAAATTGTCATTGACAAACAGCTGTATTGTGCATTGGATGTGAATCAAGGGGCTTGTTCTTGTTACAATATGAATACATCacatagaactaattgaaaattgtgtttgaataatGTTAGTGACATGATCAACTTCAGTTGGATTGGAGTAGTTTGGCTGTTCTAAAAACTGAAACTTTTGCTTTAGTTTACTGGCATAACAAAGAGCTAAATGTcagtttcctttcttttttcccCTTGTTAATTTCTGAATTTCAGCAAATTTGTTCTGAATATGATTGATTATTTATGCCTAATATTTTCAGAAATAAGTTCGTTCTTAAGGTAAAAGAATTTTCTAATGAAGGTTTTTATAGCATTGCTATTGGGATAAGTACATCCTAAATATGCTAGTTAGATAGTAATGACATATTTTAGTCATGAAAatggattaaaattaaatgacatATTCCAGGAAAAAAACCCCTTAAACATACCAGTTAGAGAATGTTAAAAAGTTTACAGTTATGTTTAATGATGCTAAAGATGTCTTCCCTCGCTGGTATCCATCATCAAAAGTGATGCAGAAGTAGCTGGTCTGCAAATTGGTGTCTCTTGAGCTCTAGTTCTCCCTAccgaactaaaaaaaaaaaagattgctTCAGAACTGTTATGTGTTGAACTTTAATTCAAGTGGaagctaaataattaaaaaaaagtttggCAGAAATATTGTGCAATCAGTTGCCGCATATGCGAATCCTGTTTTATTCtaagtttattaataaaattgtatATTAGGATTTCTCTTAATTGCTTTGAggttttttaattaatgaactTTTTCAGATTGCAAACTAAATATTTCTTTTCATAACAGATAGTGGAGGATGTGAAGCACTATGTAAATTGCATCGCATATTACCATTACCTTGAATATAAGCTTATATTTTGATAGTGAACCAGAGTCAGGCTTTAGGATTGAAGTCTTTAGAGTATTAAGACCTGAATTGTGATTTTCGAACTGCTTCCACGAATCCAGAGCCAACCAACTCTCGCTCACTCCACCATTCGCTGAGTTGGAACTTGCCTCCTTTGTCCTCCACAAAAATAAACTTCGATACTGGAGTCGTCGACCAACGTAGATGAGTTGGTTCAATAACAGCAGTTGCTTGTGATTGCATGGGGAATATTTATCTTGGCTTGGAGCTGTAGGAGATACCCGCTGGATGCCTCGGCTCGTAGGGAAGCCATTTTGCTTGCAAAATCTAGAGCTTTTAAGTGTCATTGTAGAGGGTGATTCTCAAACCAATTCAAGTTAAGGCATTATTCAAGATATTCAGGTCCTTGCTGCTGTGCTGATATTCGGCATGCCAGTTTCCATCGTGTCCGCCGATAAGCGAACCAAGCAGCTCATTTTCTAGCGGCTATGACATTGCACGACTCTTCCTTCTTACGTCCACCAGAGCTGATTGTAAAGCTGGTGAGGCTTGGCCAATATCTTTACTTGTTCAGTTCTTTGACATATACACTAACCTTTGCAATTTTAAAGCAAACGTAGGCAAATAATGCAAGTTATTAGTGTGttaatgtaaattattttttaccgaCGAGTGTTTGATGAGTGATTTGATATTTTCCTAGTTAAGGGTTGAAAATTCAATTCTCAGAGTACAAAtataaatctttatttttagtattctgAAAATTCTGCcaagtaaaaattttattttctttaatatgaataaatttattattatgtaattttattttcaatatttttattgtaaaaatattactatcatttaaaatttgaattaaaaagaaataaaattactttttaacattttaattatcATACTTTATCTAAATTCATTTATAGTTATATCGaattattaattatgatttataattaatatttatttgatataataAACATTGAAACTTGAATCTTAAGCCATTTACATCACCGGTACGCTGAGCGGGCCGATTTAAAAACGCTGTTTAGAGCCCAGCTCTCTTATTTGCTTGGCCACAAAGTCACAGACGACACTAAAAgcgagaagaggaaaagaaacaCGGACGAAGAGGACTGTAAGAGTGAAGGAATGGAAACGCCAAAGACAATCGCTCATGAAATCGGAGGGATCCAAAACGACGCCCTTCGATTCGGTCTCCATGGCGTCAAAAGCGATCTCGTCGGAGCTCACCCACTCGAAACCACCTACCAATCTGTAAGGATATTTTTAGTGctctttgtattttattttgttttgtttgCAATCGAACTTGAATTCGGTTTTACTTGTTGGGTTTTAGGCGAAGAAGAATCGAGAGGAGATGAGTAGAAAAATCCTTGCAAACACATATGGCTCTGCCTTTCCGCTCAAGATGGATCTTGATAGGCAAATTCTTTCGCGGTATGAGTTTTTACTGCTGGATTTTATCATGAAATGTTTCCTTTTTGAAACAAAATTCAGTATCTAATCATTTCTCAGGGGGAGTCTTTTTTGGTGAATTAGGGTTTTAAACTTGATTGTTGGAAATAAGACCAAAATAATAGAATCTGATGACCAAGACGTCTTAAGGCGAAGATGGTATGGGCAAGGACTAGGAAACATGGGCATTCAATGGTATAATAGGGACTAGTATGTTTCCCACTAGAAGAACTGAACAAGCAATTAATCTGTAAGCTCAAGCAGGAAAGTTGAAATAAACTGCAAGTAATTGATGGCAACAAAGTTGTTAAAATTGTTGGCTTCctactttttaatattatgtTCTTGTAATTGCAACTGGGATGAACTCTCTCATGCTGTTAACACTcatatcatatttttattttattttaccaaCTCCTAATTGGTGCTAAAAGGGGGTAATTTGGTGCTAGGGAGTCTTTTTTGGACATGTTCATGTTGCAGTGGTGAGATTGGTCATTGGTCTTATTGATCTGAAGTTATGAGCTCTGTCAATAATATAGGAAGTTATGAGTTCATGTCATAGTGGTGAGATTGGTCTTATTTAGGGGtgttattttcataaatatgtTGATTATTAGATGAGTATGTCATGGTCACACGTTTTGAAGACCAGGTCAATTATGCAATTGCTATTCATCTCAAGTTTTTGCCCCAACTTATTGGTGCCAAAATGGAAACTTCGAATCagcaaattatttttatgttcaTCTGAGATAACTAGATACATCTGATCGGATCTGAATTTTTTGTCAAAGCAATTAGGCATAATTTGCGGGTGAGCATGTCTTGGCTGTACGCATTGAATCACCTGTGAATAAAGCAATTTATCTGAAGGATATCTTTGCaacttttgttttattttttaaaggagCATCATTATTTGGTTAGGAAGGCATGTTTGAAGATTTCCATCTTGTACTAGTTAAAGGAAAAAGGTCAAATTTGCTCCTTAACTTTTTAATGAAGTTTAGttaaggctttttttttttgtctaaatTAATCCATCACTTATATATTATGCGTAAATAGACTCAATTTTgggctaaaaaaattaaaattttacattgtaagatttttttaataaaagtattaatttcctatttttaaatatttaacattATTTTTCACTTTTAGAAAAACTAAAAAGTATGACTTTATATCttcatattatttttctaaaaaaatgaataaagcaAGCATTTAAAATGTggaaaattaataattagtatgaaaaattttaagaaaataatgttttttctttttggtaaaAATTTTTGGCCTGTTTGAGTATAATCAGAAACTGTGGATTAATATTAGACAAAAAAATCAGAATGGTCTTATTCGAACTTCCCCAAAAAGTTGAGGGGCAAAATTTGAAGTCCATTAGTTAAAAGTGTCTGATTAGAGACCTAAAATATTTCTGCCAAAGTTAGTTGGCTTAAGTAAGAGGTGTTATTTTTACGTGTCATTTGTATTTTTCATTTGATGATGATCATGAAAATGGGGTATTAATTTATGCTGATTTTACTTTGGGGAAAAATTTTCAGTTGCACTTGGACATCTTTCAAAGGACACTTTATGAATATTGGTAAAGTTGACAATCATTGTCAAATAATGTATTGTAGTTTTGTCTTTGGAGACTGGATCAGGGAGAAGGTTCCCATGTAATTTGCTTGTACAAAGCCATTTTCTTGTTCAGGTTTTCAAAGGTATTTTTGACCCTGTTCTTGGTAAATATGCAAAAGGTAATGTGTACTTGTGAAACTAAAGATATGAGAGTTGTAGCTcatatttgttttgaaaaaGATTGTTTTACTATGTTTTCCTCTTGGGTTCTCTCTTGCGCTTTCACTTGTACAAGCATATTTTCTGTGCATGTTGTTCTTTAATAGTGAGCTAATTTTGTTGCATTCTTCCTTATCTTTGCCTTTTTCCTGAAACTTATCATTCTAAATTTGCATTTGTTAGGCTGTGCTAATCTATTACCTAAAATAACTGTGCAGATTTCAGAGGCCACCAGGACCAATTTCATCCTCAATGCTAGGGCTTGAGGCTTATACAGGAAGATTGGATGATTTTGGTTTTGAGGACTATCTCAATGGTAAGTGGTTGTATTTGAATACTGCATAATGCCATTTCAaagttgattttattttattagaggTGCTTGTTGATTATACAAGATTCGACATTTTTGAAAGAAAGTTGTTGAAAACCTTATCCTTCCAATTGCTTTTGCAAGATTATCGATGTAGGTTATTTATCATATGATAGAGGTTTCTATTTGGTTGATTATTCCTGAGCCAGATAATTGGCAGTTAGAGAAGTTTACTTTCCTTGCCTTGGTCATTCTATGTGCCTGGCTAAATTTGGAACTTGTACTATCAAATGAGCAATAGAATGGCATTTGACAGAGGTTTGTTGTCTATGACTGTGGCTGATTTAAGTGTTTCCTGGGCGTTGCTTGCAGATCCTCGTGAATCTGAAACTTTCAGGACGCCGGACATGCATCACGGGATGGAAGTACGTCTGGGACTTTCCAAGGGACCCGTCTGCCCAAGTTTCATGTAATTCACTTGTCAATTGAAGGATGTCTTTTAGCGTCAAAGACAATTTGATTTAAGGCGTGTTGCCGAAATCTGTTTTAGGTggtttgtttgttttttcttttttttgacaTTTTATTATCACTGTTGCacttatattaattgaattatgGACAAATGTTAATTCTCTTTAATGCAGAATTTTACAAGTGATATCTTAGCGGAAAAATTTTACAAATCGAGCTTGAACTGCCTCTGTTATTAGGAAATTTACTTATTAATTATTTGGTttggaaaatatattaaaaggtttagattttaaaaaatatattaattagcatttatgtataattttaattgttaagttGTTTATTATGTAGTTTCCACGGTTTGGAATaatatattagttaattttttaattttataaaaaattaattaatttttttttatttttaatatttaataataaaattgataaaaaaattaaaaataatagattttttaaaaagtaaaaatattttaatgtatttttttaaaattaaaaagttaattaatgaattttattataaaaatcaaatagtaACTTCctctaaaataaattcattCCTCATGTTGCTGGGATTTCAGATTACCTGaaattggtttttttttttttttgaaaatttcaaatttaagtaCATCCCGAGTAGAAAGCAAATCGATTATATTTGTATGTGCTTTCTTATGAAATCAATTAAGATGTATGCATAACCACTTCTTTTGTTTCCCTCATAAACAAGAAAAGCATTAGTCTATTCCCCCTCATCTAGCTGACTTAGCATGCGCTTGTAGATCATCACATGAATATCACCTTTAACCTGGAAGCTCTTCATTGCGCAGACAACTCTCGTCCCCTTTACTGAACTCGAACAAGTAGCACTCAAACTCCTAACACTTGAAAAAGCTGAACTTAAAATGTTTTGTTTTCTGTTTGAGTTCAATATTTTTAGTTTCGAAGTTGTAATTTGATGATCCACTACAGGCAACTCAATTACGTGGCAGAACTAGTGTTTGGGGATTGATATTCACAAGGTTGGCACTATGTGTAAATGAAGGCATGGGATTTCTCTGCCACCTGGAGATTGCTTGAATGAAAGAGATGAAATATCAAGGGGAATGTGTATGTGGACATTTAGAATGGCCACCAGCAGGCGCCTAGGCCTGAGCCTGGGCGTCACTGTGTTTAAAGGAGCGAGTAACGTAGTCTCCATGTTCATTAAACCCCATCTCATTACCCTCTCTTCTCTCGACTgaaaagcaaaataataaattcttctGGAAATTCTTCTTTCTAATGTGTGGATTCTGCAAATCTTCTTTCTAGCGTATCGTCCAGTGAACTTCTGGAAGCTAATTGGGTATagtttttcattcattttcttttgaaTAAGCACAATTCTAGTGTtgtacttaaaaaaaaaaaaaaaaaaggaaattatgAAGGTTTTTTCATCTTTGAACCTAAAGTTTCAATGTATGTAAGGTTAAAAATCTTCTTTGTGTTGGCTATGTTTTCATACCAATTGATAGCTTTACTGTCATGGTACGATGATGGAATAAGGCGGGTCTATGATTCTCAAATGAGACTAGTTGGAAGAGAGAGTAAACACAAACTTACttgtattattaattaaatgaaatcaCTCTCTTATACTTATCCCACTTCCAGACATTAAATTAACAGATAAGATGACTCTTCAATTCTGTAGTACATGAAATTATTCATGAATTATATACTCACGTGTTCACATATATTTACGTAAAATTCATGTTAATTTTCTAAACACACATGACTAAGAAACATGCATTTCAATTCCTTCTCAAACACGATGAaactttcctcttcttcttcagctGCCAAAATGTTGATTAATACTCGATGTGTTAATTAACCCTAATATCTTTGTCTCTCTCTTCACATATACAcattatataaaaagaaaaagaaatgggtCGTACTTGTCAAGGTTGAAGCGGCAACTACAccccagttttttttttttttttaatccacATCAATCACATCTGGGTTGATTCCAGCTCTACGCCAACAGCCTTTAGAGAAGACGccattctttattttctttatatccCTTACATACATTCTGTGTCTCCATAGATTCATGCCCGTGTTTCTCGCTGATGTGCTCTCTACTATCTTTGAATTCCAAATCCCTTCTCTCACACGGCCCCAACTGCTCCAAAAAAGAAGCATTAATGAATCAAGTGTGAGCAGATCTGACACATGAGAGGAGCAATTTTTAAGAATGGGGCAGTTCTAGAGTTGGTATCAAAAAGGACAATACAAAATGAATATGTACGTTAAAGTTTATATCATATAGTACAACACACCACACATCACTTGCCTATTCTTACTACTTAATTACCCTATGCACTGCATGCTATTCACTTTATTTCACAGCAAATGCAACCACATCCCTCTCAACAACACCATATTCAAATATTGCACAATAGATCGGCCTAAAAGCCCATTGAGCCGGTTTCAGCTATGGTTTAAGGTCAAAAGGTGCACTCATAACCATCAAAGACATGCTGACACATTGCATTGATGAACAAACTTGGCATAACCAGAAGTTCAACATGGAACTGATCAACAGTCCAGCACCTCACTGATAGCCCCCAAAATTGAATCtttgaatattaattattttgatttgggAAGA
The Manihot esculenta cultivar AM560-2 chromosome 1, M.esculenta_v8, whole genome shotgun sequence genome window above contains:
- the LOC110618432 gene encoding transmembrane ascorbate ferrireductase 2, with translation MVVPVIKFPIFTVVRLLGLVVTAMVLTWTVHYRGGLALVSDNKDLIFNVHPVLMVIGLILMNGEAMLAYKTVPGTKSFKKLVHLVLQFLALFLSLIGVWAALKFHNDKGIDNFYSLHSWLGLVCLFLFGMQWVAGFVTFWYPGGSRNGRAILLPWHVFFGVYIYALAVATATTGILEKATFLQTNKVISRYSTEALLVNSLGILIVVLGGFVVLATITPLHAKGDVIRNATE
- the LOC110618671 gene encoding cyclin-B1-2, with amino-acid sequence METPKTIAHEIGGIQNDALRFGLHGVKSDLVGAHPLETTYQSAKKNREEMSRKILANTYGSAFPLKMDLDRQILSRFQRPPGPISSSMLGLEAYTGRLDDFGFEDYLNDPRESETFRTPDMHHGMEVRLGLSKGPVCPSFM